GCAGATAGTCGATCCGCGCCGGGTCGGCCACCCGCCCGTCGACCACCGTGTCGGTGAAGGCCGCGCCGTTCTCCGTCACGTACAACGGAATCGGTCCGTAGTCGGTGGTCACCCGCACCAGCATGTCGCGCAGCCCGGTCGGGTCGATCGGCCAGCCCATGTCGGTCACCGGGCTGGGCACGGGGTGATGCACCACCTGCCCACCGGTCGGATACGGGCTGCCGTCGTCGACCGGCGACGCGGCGGCGCCGACCAGGTCGGGCTGGTAGTAGTTGACCCCGATCGCGTCGATCGGCGCGCTGATCGTCGCGAGGTCGTCGGCCTGGACGAAGCCCCAGTCGGTGAACGGCGACGTGTCGGCCACGACGTCGGCGGGATAGCTGCCGCGCAACAGCGGGTCGAAGAAGATCCGGTTGAGCAGGCCGTCGATCCGCCGGGCCGCGTCGACATCGGCGTCGGCGTCGGTCACCGGCCGCACCGTGCCGGCGTTGAGCGCGATGCCGACCGTCGCACCGGGTGACGCACCGCGCAGCACCGGCACCGCGAGCCCGTGCGCCAGCAGCAGGTGGTGTGCGGCGACGAAGGGGTCGTCGCGGCGGCCGGGCGCGTGCACGCCGATGCCGTGCCCGAGGAACGCCGAGCACCACGGCTCGTTGAGCGTGTTCCACATCGCGACCCGGTCGCCGAGGCGGGCACCGACGAGACCGGCGTGCTCGGCGAACCGGTAGGCGGTGTCGCGGTTGGCCCAGCCGCCGGCGTCTTCCACCCACTGCGGCAGGTCCCAGTGGTAGAGCGTGGCGACCGGGCGGATGCCCCGGGCCAGCAGCGCGTCGACGAGGCGGTCGTAGAAGTCGAGGTTGGCGGCGCGCGGCCAGGCCACCGAGAACCGGTAGGCGTTGAGCCCGAGGGAACCCATCAGGGCCACGTCGTCGGCCCACCGGTGGTAGTGGTCGGTCGCCCGCTCGCCGGTGTCGCCGTTGGCGATCGCACCGGGCCGGGCCGCGAAGGTGTCCCAGATCGACGGCACCCGGCCGTCTTCGGTCACGGCGCCCTCGATCTGGTAGGCGGCCGTGGCCGCTCCCCACCAGAACGTGGGCGGGAACCGCAATCCGACCTCGGCCTGCGCCGCGGGCACCGCGATCGTGTCCAAACCGGACCACCTCTCTGGAGAGCGCTCTCCAACCGCATCCAGGTTCCGGCACGCCAAGTACGCCTGTCAAGCAACACATGGCTTGACATCGATGAAACGGTGGCGCAACACTGCCAACGTCTGGAGAGCGCTCTCCAACGGAGTCCCGTCCCCACTCCGAAAGGCAGGGCACCTGTGAACCCCCGCCCGTCCCGCCTGTTCGCGGCCGTCGCGGCCGGCGCGCTCGTCATCGCCTCGGTGGCGGTCGTCGCGTCGCCGGCCAGCGCCGCCGACGCCGTCATCTCCCAGGGCAAACCCGCTACGGCGTCGTCCGCGCAGGGCGCCGACCTGTCCGCCGCGGCCGCCGTCGACGGCAACGCCGGCACCCGCTGGGGCTCGGCCTGGTCGGATCCCCAGTGGATCCAGGTCGACCTCGGCGCGACCGCCACCATCACCCAGATCACCCTCAACTGGGAGGGCGCCTCGGCCAAGGCGTTCCAGCTCCAGACCTCGGCCAACGGCACCACCTGGACCGACATCTACACCACCACGACCGGGCCGGGCGGCGTCCAGACGCTGCCGGTCACCGGATCGGGCCGCTACGTCCGGATGTACGGCACCGTCCGCAACAGCGGCTACGGCTACTCCCTGTGGGAGTTCCAGGTGCACGGCACCTTCGGCGGCAGCAACCCGCCGCCACAAAACTGCGGCACCGCCAACGCCGCGCAGGGCCGCCCGGCGACCGCCTCCTCCGTCGAGGGCGCCGGGGTCGCGGCGAGCATGGCCGTCGACGGCGACGCCGGCACCCGCTGGTCGAGCCTCTTCGCCGATCCACAGTGGATCCGGGTCGACCTCGGCTCCAGCCAGAGCATCTGCCAGGTCGTGTTGCAGTGGGAAGGCGCCTACGGTCGCGCGTTCCAGCTACAGACCTCGCCCGACGGAAACGCCTGGACCGACATCTACACGACGACGACCGGCGCCGGCGGCACGCAGACGCTCAACGTGACCGGCACCGGGCGCTACCTCCGGATGTACGGCACCGCGCGCGGGTCCGGCTACGGCTACTCGCTGTGGGAGCTCAAGGTCTTTACCACCGGCGGCACCACGCCACCACCGGACCCCGACCCCGGCACCTGGCAGACGGTCTGGAGCGACGACTTCACCGGCGCCGCCAACACCTCGCCGTCGGCCGCCAACTGGCTGCTGCGCACCGGCACGCAGTATCCCGGCGGCGCGGCCAACTGGGGCACCGGCTCGGTCGAGACGGCCAGCGCGTCCACCAGCAACGTCGGCCTCGACGGCGCAGGCCGGCTCTCGATCCGGGCCACGAAGGACGGCGCCGGCAACTGGACCTCCGGCCGGATCGAGACCCAGCGGGCCGACTTCGCGCCGCAGGCGGGCCAGCTCACCCGGTTCAGCGCCGTGCTCAAGCAGCCCGATGTGGCCAACGGGCTCGGCTACTGGCCGGCGTTCCGGGCCACCGGTGCCGCGTTCCGGGGCAACTTCACCAACTGGCCGGGCATCGGCGAGACCGACATCATGAGCGGCGTCAACGGCCGCAACCAGTTGTCGCAGACGCTGCACTGCGGCACCGCGCCCGACGGCCCCTGCGCCGAATACAACGGCCGCACCAGCGGGCTGGCGTCGTGCTCCGGCTGCCAGACCGGCTACCACGAATACAGCCAGGTGATCGACCGCACGAAGACCGACGAGGAGATCCGGTTCTACCTCGACGGGCGGCAGACCTGGGTCGTGCGGGAGAGCCAGGTGGGTGTCACGGCCTGGAATGCCGCCGTACACCATGGCTTCTATCTGCGGTTTGACCTGGCCATCGGCGGGCTCTACCCCAGTGGCATCGCCGGCATCACCGTCCCGACGCCGGACACCACCTCGGGCGGCGTGCTCAGCGTCGACTCGGTCACCGTCGCCCGGGCCACCGGCACGACGCCGCCGGCGATGACCGACCCGGCGATCCCGGCCGGGCCGAGCGTCGTGCGGGTCACCGGCACCCAGGGCAACTGGCAACTCCAGGTCAACGGTGCGCTGTGGGAGGTGCGCGGGCTCACCTACGGCCCGCCGCAGGGTGCCGCCGACGGCTACCTGCGCGACCTCGCCAACGCGGGCGTCAACACCATCCGGACCTGGGGTGTCGACGACGCGCAGACGCCGGTGCTGCTCGACACGGCCGCCCGGCACGGGGTCAAGGTGATCGTCGGGCACTGGCTCAACCAGGGCGCCGACTATGTCAACGACACGGCGTACAAGAACTCGGTCAA
This genomic interval from Asanoa ferruginea contains the following:
- a CDS encoding GH1 family beta-glucosidase — its product is MAVPAAQAEVGLRFPPTFWWGAATAAYQIEGAVTEDGRVPSIWDTFAARPGAIANGDTGERATDHYHRWADDVALMGSLGLNAYRFSVAWPRAANLDFYDRLVDALLARGIRPVATLYHWDLPQWVEDAGGWANRDTAYRFAEHAGLVGARLGDRVAMWNTLNEPWCSAFLGHGIGVHAPGRRDDPFVAAHHLLLAHGLAVPVLRGASPGATVGIALNAGTVRPVTDADADVDAARRIDGLLNRIFFDPLLRGSYPADVVADTSPFTDWGFVQADDLATISAPIDAIGVNYYQPDLVGAAASPVDDGSPYPTGGQVVHHPVPSPVTDMGWPIDPTGLRDMLVRVTTDYGPIPLYVTENGAAFTDTVVDGRVADPARIDYLRGHLTAAHEAIAAGVDLRGYFAWSLLDNFEWAFGYGKRFGLVHVDYRNFARTPKDSALWYRDVIRRGGL
- a CDS encoding discoidin domain-containing protein — protein: MNPRPSRLFAAVAAGALVIASVAVVASPASAADAVISQGKPATASSAQGADLSAAAAVDGNAGTRWGSAWSDPQWIQVDLGATATITQITLNWEGASAKAFQLQTSANGTTWTDIYTTTTGPGGVQTLPVTGSGRYVRMYGTVRNSGYGYSLWEFQVHGTFGGSNPPPQNCGTANAAQGRPATASSVEGAGVAASMAVDGDAGTRWSSLFADPQWIRVDLGSSQSICQVVLQWEGAYGRAFQLQTSPDGNAWTDIYTTTTGAGGTQTLNVTGTGRYLRMYGTARGSGYGYSLWELKVFTTGGTTPPPDPDPGTWQTVWSDDFTGAANTSPSAANWLLRTGTQYPGGAANWGTGSVETASASTSNVGLDGAGRLSIRATKDGAGNWTSGRIETQRADFAPQAGQLTRFSAVLKQPDVANGLGYWPAFRATGAAFRGNFTNWPGIGETDIMSGVNGRNQLSQTLHCGTAPDGPCAEYNGRTSGLASCSGCQTGYHEYSQVIDRTKTDEEIRFYLDGRQTWVVRESQVGVTAWNAAVHHGFYLRFDLAIGGLYPSGIAGITVPTPDTTSGGVLSVDSVTVARATGTTPPAMTDPAIPAGPSVVRVTGTQGNWQLQVNGALWEVRGLTYGPPQGAADGYLRDLANAGVNTIRTWGVDDAQTPVLLDTAARHGVKVIVGHWLNQGADYVNDTAYKNSVKAEIVARVNALKGKPGVLMWDVGNEVILTMQDHGLAADVVEARRVAYAKFVNEVAVAIHAADPNHPVTSTDAYTHAWTYYKPYSPALDLLAVNSYGAIGGVKGDWIAGGYTKPYIVTEAGPDGEWEVPNDVNGVPNEPSDLAKRAGYTASWAAIKSHPGVALGATEFHYGLENDFGGVWLNVTTGGWRRLGFHALRQAYTGQPSANTPPEISTMTVGSQTAVPAGGTFPVSVAATDPQGDLIRYNLMFSNKYVTGGTGFSNVTFTETGNGQFSVRAPEQLGVWKVYVYAFDGQGNVGIEQRSFKVVPPTVPGTNIARGRPVTASTYQPTGTNGPQLPAYAVDGDYNTRWASEWVPTAWVQVDLGSVQSFNRVQLAWEAAYASGYQLQTSNDGTNWTTVYATTSGNGGFDDLVVNGTGRYVRMNGQTRATAYGYSLWEFGIYR